In Pseudoalteromonas carrageenovora IAM 12662, the following proteins share a genomic window:
- a CDS encoding ATP-binding protein, with product MVAPQISLKIRQGFILVFVLLVALPILFYSIGKAYYASLVDATEKTLEAQLYSLISEVDFTEHGIIMPSTILAPELNRLNSDTYAMIYRDNDPIWHSESAVNVNFVPQQIETKAGAADFRRVEYKNTVYWQLSLTVILNNIDQSEQARFILVKRNDALLRLMDGFKQTLVDWMFIMGIAIAGLMAIGFIWSARPLQRLDKEIKAIESGDIQEIKGLYPVELQTIKSDLNLLLESQQRQKERYRASLSDLAHALKTPLAVLKSSPLANDADAQEQLDRINVMIEHQLKRAATGASDTWKKQTPVKPVVDSILSAMAKVYRDKDIIFNCTVTEKDYFLGDQTDLMELLGNLIDNACKACRSQVEVQVIQAKTLCIGISDDGPGVPEDKRESLLTRGTRLDTYESGHGVGMAIVSDLVKSYHGTLTITKSDNLGGAQFILEFNYNDKK from the coding sequence GTGGTAGCACCTCAAATATCGCTTAAAATAAGGCAAGGATTTATCCTTGTCTTTGTTTTATTAGTCGCCCTGCCCATATTATTTTACTCAATTGGTAAAGCGTATTACGCTTCATTAGTTGATGCGACAGAAAAAACCCTCGAAGCACAGCTCTACTCTTTAATCTCTGAAGTGGACTTTACAGAGCATGGTATTATTATGCCAAGCACTATTCTCGCGCCAGAACTCAACAGATTAAATTCAGATACCTACGCCATGATTTACCGCGACAACGATCCTATTTGGCACTCTGAGTCGGCGGTTAATGTTAACTTTGTTCCCCAGCAAATAGAGACTAAGGCAGGTGCCGCTGATTTTCGCCGCGTAGAATATAAAAATACAGTGTATTGGCAACTGAGTCTTACAGTCATTCTTAATAACATTGACCAATCTGAACAAGCCCGCTTTATATTAGTAAAACGAAACGATGCACTACTTAGACTAATGGATGGTTTCAAACAAACCTTGGTTGATTGGATGTTCATTATGGGTATTGCAATCGCTGGGCTTATGGCGATTGGATTTATTTGGAGTGCACGGCCGCTGCAACGCCTCGATAAAGAGATAAAAGCAATTGAATCGGGCGATATTCAAGAAATTAAAGGGCTCTACCCTGTTGAACTGCAAACAATAAAGTCAGACCTTAATTTATTACTTGAGTCACAACAGCGCCAAAAAGAACGATACAGAGCGTCATTAAGTGACCTTGCACATGCACTTAAAACACCACTTGCAGTGCTTAAATCAAGCCCGCTTGCAAACGATGCCGACGCACAAGAACAATTAGACCGAATTAATGTGATGATCGAGCATCAGTTAAAACGTGCTGCTACTGGCGCATCAGACACATGGAAAAAACAAACGCCGGTTAAGCCTGTGGTTGACTCTATTTTAAGTGCTATGGCCAAAGTTTACCGTGATAAAGATATTATATTTAATTGCACTGTAACCGAAAAAGACTACTTTTTGGGTGATCAAACCGATTTAATGGAGCTACTTGGTAACTTAATTGATAACGCCTGCAAAGCGTGTCGCTCACAAGTTGAAGTACAAGTGATCCAAGCTAAAACGCTATGTATTGGTATAAGTGATGATGGCCCAGGTGTGCCAGAAGATAAGCGCGAATCACTATTAACCCGTGGCACTCGCCTTGATACATACGAAAGTGGTCACGGTGTAGGCATGGCAATTGTATCTGATTTAGTTAAGTCGTATCACGGCACGCTTACTATTACTAAGTCTGATAACTTAGGCGGTGCGCAATTTATTTTAGAGTTTAATTACAATGACAAAAAATAA